One window from the genome of Loxodonta africana isolate mLoxAfr1 chromosome 14, mLoxAfr1.hap2, whole genome shotgun sequence encodes:
- the GSDMD gene encoding gasdermin-D isoform X2 → MPSSFSGVVRSVVRELDRTGELIPVDSLRSSTSFQPYCLVSRKPSTSWFWRSRYTSVNLSIRDILDPNAPEPGVQCRGPFHFHDTMDGRVQGSVELAAPGQGRIKGGATVSGSSSASMDVFTLRVDPSTWETLHKERRLRQPEHKILQQLRNRGDNVYVVTEALQTQKEVEVTRTHKQEGSGQFALPGVTCLQGEGQGHLSRKKTVTIPSGSILAFQVAKLVIGPDWDILLLPDKKQRTFQKPPADGPTEERAVVTKDFAGLRAEVEPQAQELENLSKELRQEMLGALGRLLLDTPALQDLEEALEQGLCCGRVEPRDGPVGTVLECLVLPSQELVKDLAIPVFYLLGALTALSETQHLLVAQALETRALPRQLELVGSVLKQSSPWQEPRAVSLPPGLLGSSWGEDAPAWVLLEECGLELQVGPPQACWDPEAQGHTCALYAALALLLRLGQEPC, encoded by the exons ATGCCGTCGTCCTTCAGCGGTGTGGTCCGCAGCGTGGTCCGGGAGCTGGATCGCACTGGGGAGCTCATTCCCGTGGACAGCCTGCGGAGTTCCACCAGCTTCCAGCCCTACTGCCTGGTGAGCAGGAAGCCCTCAACCTCCTGGTTCTGGAGATCCCGCTACACGTCTGTCAATCTGTCCATCCGAGACATCCTAGATCCCAATGCCCCGGAACCAG GTGTGCAGTGCAGAGGCCCCTTCCACTTCCACGACACCATGGATGGGCGGGTGCAGGGCAGCGTGGAGCTGGCAGCTCCTGGACAGGGCAGGATCAAAGGCGGAGCAACTGTGTCTGGCAGCTCCAGCGCCTCGATGGACGTGTTCACACTGCGCGTGGATCCCAGCACTTGGGAAACCCTGCACAAGGAAAG ACGCCTGCGGCAGCCGGAGCACAAAATCCTGCAACAGCTGCGGAACCGCGGGGACAATGTGTATGTGGTGACGGAGGCGCTGCAGACACAGAAAGAGGTGGAGGTGACGCGCACCCACAAGCAGGAGGGCTCAGGCCAGTTTGCACTGCCAGGAGTCACGTGCCTGCAG gGCGAGGGCCAGGGCCACCTGAGCCGGAAGAAGACGGTCACCATTCCTTCTGGCAGCATTCTTGCCTTCCAGGTGGCGAAGCTCGTTATTGGCCCTGACTGGG ACATCCTCCTCCTTCCGGACAAGAAGCAGAGAACCTTCCAGAAGCCCCCAGCAG ACGGGCCAACAGAGGAGCGGGCAGTGGTCACCAAGGACTTTGCGGGCCTGAGGGCAGAGGTGGAGCCCCAGGCACAGGAGCTGGAGAACCTGAGCAAAGAGCTGCGGCAGGAGATGCTGGGGGCCCTGGGGAGGCTGCTCCTGGACACACCGGCATTACAGGACCTGGAGGAGGCG CTGGAGCAGGGCCTGTGCTGCGGGCGGGTGGAGCCGCGGGACGGGCCAGTAGGCACTGTCCTTGAATGCCTGGTGCTGCCCTCCCAAGAACTGGTGAAGGACTTGGCCATCCCTGTCTTCTACCTGCTGGGAGCTCTGACTG CTCTGAGTGAGACCCAGCACCTGCTGGTGGCCCAGGCGCTGGAGACGAGGGCCCTGCCGAGGCAGCTTGAGCTG GTGGGGAGCGTCTTGAAGCAGAGCTCCCCGTGGCAGGAGCCCAGGGCTGTGtccctgccaccagggctcctggggagcagctgggGCGAGGATGCCCCTGCCTGGGTCCTGCTGGAGGAGTGTGGCCTAGAGCTGCAGGTGGGCCCCCCCCAGGCGTGCTGGGATCCCGAGGCCCAAGGCCACACTTGTGCACTCTACGCCGCCCTGGCGCTGCTGCTACGGCTGGGCCAGGAGCCTTGCTAG
- the GSDMD gene encoding gasdermin-D isoform X1, translated as MPSSFSGVVRSVVRELDRTGELIPVDSLRSSTSFQPYCLVSRKPSTSWFWRSRYTSVNLSIRDILDPNAPEPGVQCRGPFHFHDTMDGRVQGSVELAAPGQGRIKGGATVSGSSSASMDVFTLRVDPSTWETLHKERRLRQPEHKILQQLRNRGDNVYVVTEALQTQKEVEVTRTHKQEGSGQFALPGVTCLQGEGQGHLSRKKTVTIPSGSILAFQVAKLVIGPDWDILLLPDKKQRTFQKPPAAHKPTSRRADCLCSLGLPLLMDSIQQPIRFLSDGPTEERAVVTKDFAGLRAEVEPQAQELENLSKELRQEMLGALGRLLLDTPALQDLEEALEQGLCCGRVEPRDGPVGTVLECLVLPSQELVKDLAIPVFYLLGALTALSETQHLLVAQALETRALPRQLELVGSVLKQSSPWQEPRAVSLPPGLLGSSWGEDAPAWVLLEECGLELQVGPPQACWDPEAQGHTCALYAALALLLRLGQEPC; from the exons ATGCCGTCGTCCTTCAGCGGTGTGGTCCGCAGCGTGGTCCGGGAGCTGGATCGCACTGGGGAGCTCATTCCCGTGGACAGCCTGCGGAGTTCCACCAGCTTCCAGCCCTACTGCCTGGTGAGCAGGAAGCCCTCAACCTCCTGGTTCTGGAGATCCCGCTACACGTCTGTCAATCTGTCCATCCGAGACATCCTAGATCCCAATGCCCCGGAACCAG GTGTGCAGTGCAGAGGCCCCTTCCACTTCCACGACACCATGGATGGGCGGGTGCAGGGCAGCGTGGAGCTGGCAGCTCCTGGACAGGGCAGGATCAAAGGCGGAGCAACTGTGTCTGGCAGCTCCAGCGCCTCGATGGACGTGTTCACACTGCGCGTGGATCCCAGCACTTGGGAAACCCTGCACAAGGAAAG ACGCCTGCGGCAGCCGGAGCACAAAATCCTGCAACAGCTGCGGAACCGCGGGGACAATGTGTATGTGGTGACGGAGGCGCTGCAGACACAGAAAGAGGTGGAGGTGACGCGCACCCACAAGCAGGAGGGCTCAGGCCAGTTTGCACTGCCAGGAGTCACGTGCCTGCAG gGCGAGGGCCAGGGCCACCTGAGCCGGAAGAAGACGGTCACCATTCCTTCTGGCAGCATTCTTGCCTTCCAGGTGGCGAAGCTCGTTATTGGCCCTGACTGGG ACATCCTCCTCCTTCCGGACAAGAAGCAGAGAACCTTCCAGAAGCCCCCAGCAG CCCACAAGCCCACCAGCCGTAGAGCTGACTGCCTGTGTTCCTTGGGCCTCCCTCTGCTGATGGATTCCATCCAGCAGCCAATCAGATTCCTGTCTG ACGGGCCAACAGAGGAGCGGGCAGTGGTCACCAAGGACTTTGCGGGCCTGAGGGCAGAGGTGGAGCCCCAGGCACAGGAGCTGGAGAACCTGAGCAAAGAGCTGCGGCAGGAGATGCTGGGGGCCCTGGGGAGGCTGCTCCTGGACACACCGGCATTACAGGACCTGGAGGAGGCG CTGGAGCAGGGCCTGTGCTGCGGGCGGGTGGAGCCGCGGGACGGGCCAGTAGGCACTGTCCTTGAATGCCTGGTGCTGCCCTCCCAAGAACTGGTGAAGGACTTGGCCATCCCTGTCTTCTACCTGCTGGGAGCTCTGACTG CTCTGAGTGAGACCCAGCACCTGCTGGTGGCCCAGGCGCTGGAGACGAGGGCCCTGCCGAGGCAGCTTGAGCTG GTGGGGAGCGTCTTGAAGCAGAGCTCCCCGTGGCAGGAGCCCAGGGCTGTGtccctgccaccagggctcctggggagcagctgggGCGAGGATGCCCCTGCCTGGGTCCTGCTGGAGGAGTGTGGCCTAGAGCTGCAGGTGGGCCCCCCCCAGGCGTGCTGGGATCCCGAGGCCCAAGGCCACACTTGTGCACTCTACGCCGCCCTGGCGCTGCTGCTACGGCTGGGCCAGGAGCCTTGCTAG
- the GSDMD gene encoding gasdermin-D isoform X3, giving the protein MDGRVQGSVELAAPGQGRIKGGATVSGSSSASMDVFTLRVDPSTWETLHKERRLRQPEHKILQQLRNRGDNVYVVTEALQTQKEVEVTRTHKQEGSGQFALPGVTCLQGEGQGHLSRKKTVTIPSGSILAFQVAKLVIGPDWDILLLPDKKQRTFQKPPAAHKPTSRRADCLCSLGLPLLMDSIQQPIRFLSDGPTEERAVVTKDFAGLRAEVEPQAQELENLSKELRQEMLGALGRLLLDTPALQDLEEALEQGLCCGRVEPRDGPVGTVLECLVLPSQELVKDLAIPVFYLLGALTALSETQHLLVAQALETRALPRQLELVGSVLKQSSPWQEPRAVSLPPGLLGSSWGEDAPAWVLLEECGLELQVGPPQACWDPEAQGHTCALYAALALLLRLGQEPC; this is encoded by the exons ATGGATGGGCGGGTGCAGGGCAGCGTGGAGCTGGCAGCTCCTGGACAGGGCAGGATCAAAGGCGGAGCAACTGTGTCTGGCAGCTCCAGCGCCTCGATGGACGTGTTCACACTGCGCGTGGATCCCAGCACTTGGGAAACCCTGCACAAGGAAAG ACGCCTGCGGCAGCCGGAGCACAAAATCCTGCAACAGCTGCGGAACCGCGGGGACAATGTGTATGTGGTGACGGAGGCGCTGCAGACACAGAAAGAGGTGGAGGTGACGCGCACCCACAAGCAGGAGGGCTCAGGCCAGTTTGCACTGCCAGGAGTCACGTGCCTGCAG gGCGAGGGCCAGGGCCACCTGAGCCGGAAGAAGACGGTCACCATTCCTTCTGGCAGCATTCTTGCCTTCCAGGTGGCGAAGCTCGTTATTGGCCCTGACTGGG ACATCCTCCTCCTTCCGGACAAGAAGCAGAGAACCTTCCAGAAGCCCCCAGCAG CCCACAAGCCCACCAGCCGTAGAGCTGACTGCCTGTGTTCCTTGGGCCTCCCTCTGCTGATGGATTCCATCCAGCAGCCAATCAGATTCCTGTCTG ACGGGCCAACAGAGGAGCGGGCAGTGGTCACCAAGGACTTTGCGGGCCTGAGGGCAGAGGTGGAGCCCCAGGCACAGGAGCTGGAGAACCTGAGCAAAGAGCTGCGGCAGGAGATGCTGGGGGCCCTGGGGAGGCTGCTCCTGGACACACCGGCATTACAGGACCTGGAGGAGGCG CTGGAGCAGGGCCTGTGCTGCGGGCGGGTGGAGCCGCGGGACGGGCCAGTAGGCACTGTCCTTGAATGCCTGGTGCTGCCCTCCCAAGAACTGGTGAAGGACTTGGCCATCCCTGTCTTCTACCTGCTGGGAGCTCTGACTG CTCTGAGTGAGACCCAGCACCTGCTGGTGGCCCAGGCGCTGGAGACGAGGGCCCTGCCGAGGCAGCTTGAGCTG GTGGGGAGCGTCTTGAAGCAGAGCTCCCCGTGGCAGGAGCCCAGGGCTGTGtccctgccaccagggctcctggggagcagctgggGCGAGGATGCCCCTGCCTGGGTCCTGCTGGAGGAGTGTGGCCTAGAGCTGCAGGTGGGCCCCCCCCAGGCGTGCTGGGATCCCGAGGCCCAAGGCCACACTTGTGCACTCTACGCCGCCCTGGCGCTGCTGCTACGGCTGGGCCAGGAGCCTTGCTAG